The following are encoded in a window of Mycobacterium sp. ELW1 genomic DNA:
- a CDS encoding GAF domain-containing sensor histidine kinase, whose protein sequence is MGLLLQLAIEISSDLELEPTLHRIISAALTLTGARYGAIGVWGPDGLLTSFVHDGMDERTVDQIGHLPVGKGLLGALRDRTDLLRLDDLTQHSASAGFPDGHPPMRAFLGIPIRIRDDKAFGSLYVADDRTGRTFSESDEVTGRALASVAAVAIDNAQLFDATRIAALWTSASREITAAVLSDGQPILRPLQLIAARACELTEAEQAIVLFPDDADQPDDEVDTLVVSAAVGRYADDVLGQRVAVDGSTSGSVFRSGEPVITETFRKPIQSFTDIGERPAIVVPLWADGHSLGVLVVARNVNAARFGAKDLDLVRDFAGHAAIALTIARARRYTAELALLTDRERIAHDLHDQVIQRVFAVGLDLQGAIARIRDPEMAQRLSRSVDELQAVITEIRSTIFNLQHSVDSTGGLAARIHNVFEQLTNNRDIAARLNLSGPLSIVSAELAANAEAVVTEALSNAVRHSGASEVTVSVAVGDDLTIMVTDNGCGIPADNRRSSGLHNLARRAESAGGVFTVSDAETGGTKLVWTAPLTSE, encoded by the coding sequence ATGGGGCTGCTGCTGCAGCTGGCGATCGAGATCAGCTCTGACCTCGAGCTGGAGCCGACGCTGCACAGAATCATCAGTGCCGCGTTGACCCTGACCGGGGCGCGCTACGGCGCGATCGGCGTGTGGGGCCCCGACGGCTTGTTGACCTCGTTCGTCCATGACGGGATGGATGAGCGCACCGTTGATCAGATCGGTCACCTTCCGGTCGGCAAGGGACTCCTCGGGGCACTGCGGGACCGGACGGATCTGTTACGGCTCGATGATCTGACTCAACATTCGGCCTCGGCGGGTTTTCCGGACGGGCACCCACCAATGCGCGCCTTTCTGGGTATTCCGATCCGAATCCGCGACGACAAGGCGTTCGGCAGTCTGTATGTCGCAGACGACCGGACCGGGCGCACGTTCAGCGAGTCGGACGAGGTCACCGGGCGTGCATTGGCGTCGGTGGCCGCGGTGGCCATCGACAACGCCCAGCTGTTCGATGCGACCCGCATTGCGGCGTTGTGGACGAGCGCAAGTCGCGAGATCACCGCTGCCGTGCTGTCCGATGGGCAGCCTATCCTTCGCCCGTTGCAGCTCATCGCGGCGCGGGCGTGCGAGCTCACCGAGGCCGAGCAGGCCATCGTGCTCTTTCCCGACGATGCTGACCAGCCTGACGACGAGGTGGACACGCTCGTGGTCTCAGCGGCGGTCGGTCGCTACGCAGACGATGTTCTCGGCCAGCGGGTTGCGGTCGACGGATCGACCAGCGGCTCGGTGTTCCGCTCCGGCGAGCCGGTGATCACCGAGACGTTCCGCAAGCCGATCCAGTCGTTCACCGACATCGGTGAACGCCCGGCGATCGTCGTCCCGTTGTGGGCCGACGGGCACAGCCTCGGGGTGCTGGTCGTCGCACGTAACGTCAACGCTGCGCGGTTCGGTGCCAAAGATCTAGACCTGGTGCGGGATTTCGCCGGCCACGCAGCTATCGCCCTGACGATTGCTCGGGCGCGGCGGTACACAGCTGAGCTCGCCTTGCTCACCGATCGGGAGCGCATCGCCCATGACCTGCACGACCAGGTGATACAGCGGGTGTTCGCCGTCGGACTGGATCTGCAGGGCGCGATCGCTCGGATCCGGGATCCCGAGATGGCCCAGCGGCTATCGCGTTCGGTCGATGAGCTGCAGGCCGTCATCACCGAGATCCGTTCGACCATCTTCAATCTGCAGCACTCGGTCGATTCGACAGGCGGCCTGGCCGCGCGCATCCACAATGTTTTCGAGCAGCTGACGAACAATCGGGACATTGCCGCACGGTTGAATCTCAGTGGCCCGCTGAGCATTGTTTCCGCCGAACTCGCCGCCAACGCGGAAGCAGTGGTCACCGAAGCCCTGAGCAATGCGGTCCGGCACTCCGGCGCCTCGGAGGTCACGGTGAGTGTCGCAGTCGGTGATGACCTGACCATCATGGTCACCGACAACGGCTGCGGGATCCCGGCGGACAACAGACGCAGCAGTGGTCTGCACAACCTCGCTCGCCGCGCGGAGTCGGCGGGCGGGGTCTTCACGGTGTCCGACGCTGAGACCGGCGGAACGAAATTGGTGTGGACGGCTCCGCTTACCTCGGAATGA
- a CDS encoding SRPBCC family protein: MTAMTRLGATAAILLAARQFFRNWGTTKAECAMPLPGDSLVGQPAVVTTEGITIDRPPEAVWPWLVQIGLDRAGLYAYETLHALAGLDYHDADRIHPEWQHLAVGDTVRLAPRGWLGLDDGIVVTVAQIEEGRSIVLRTRGGDSFWDAVWSLNVAQHGDDGTRLLIRTRVPLRRPGAVVGAELIAPPKAFVTRAILRGVKHRAESEPAPRRDPP; encoded by the coding sequence ATGACAGCAATGACGCGCCTGGGCGCGACTGCCGCAATCCTGCTCGCGGCCAGGCAGTTCTTCCGGAACTGGGGCACCACGAAAGCCGAGTGCGCGATGCCGCTGCCGGGCGACAGCCTGGTCGGTCAACCTGCGGTGGTGACGACCGAAGGGATCACGATCGACAGGCCGCCGGAGGCGGTGTGGCCGTGGCTGGTCCAGATCGGTCTGGATCGCGCTGGCCTGTACGCCTACGAGACACTGCACGCCCTGGCCGGGTTGGACTACCACGACGCCGATCGGATCCACCCCGAGTGGCAGCACCTCGCCGTGGGTGACACCGTCCGCCTGGCGCCCCGGGGATGGCTGGGTCTGGACGACGGCATCGTGGTGACGGTAGCCCAGATCGAGGAGGGCCGATCGATCGTCTTACGGACGAGAGGCGGCGATAGCTTCTGGGACGCCGTGTGGTCGCTGAACGTGGCGCAGCACGGCGACGACGGCACCCGGCTGCTCATCCGCACCCGGGTGCCGTTGCGACGGCCCGGAGCCGTCGTGGGCGCCGAACTCATCGCGCCGCCAAAGGCCTTTGTGACGCGGGCCATCCTGCGAGGGGTGAAGCATCGCGCGGAGAGCGAGCCCGCCCCGCGTCGCGATCCACCGTGA
- a CDS encoding nitroreductase, translated as MFNKHVLNPAMLHLAGRKHWYASAIRHTGRVTGTSYVTPVVADPVPDGFIIPLPYGTGVDWLRNVLAAGRATITSGGRTYDVVAPEIIDAASAAPKLSARHRRSFHRFGISEFLQVTVE; from the coding sequence ATGTTCAACAAGCACGTGCTGAACCCGGCGATGTTACATCTGGCGGGCCGTAAACACTGGTATGCCAGCGCCATTCGACATACCGGCCGGGTCACGGGTACGAGCTATGTCACTCCGGTGGTGGCCGATCCGGTGCCGGACGGGTTCATCATTCCGCTGCCCTACGGCACCGGCGTGGACTGGCTGCGCAACGTACTCGCCGCGGGCCGGGCGACGATCACCTCCGGCGGCCGGACCTATGACGTCGTCGCACCGGAAATCATCGACGCGGCCTCGGCCGCACCGAAGCTGTCGGCGCGACACCGCCGGTCTTTCCACCGCTTCGGCATCTCCGAGTTCCTCCAGGTCACGGTGGAGTGA
- a CDS encoding wax ester/triacylglycerol synthase family O-acyltransferase, with product MEQLTTLDAGFLEAEDSDRHVSLAVGGISVIEGPMPDFASLADGVAERILSVPRFKQVVHTHFLDLEPPEWVEDPNFDLSHHIHRAALPHPGDDKTLYRFAADVMERRLDRDRPLWECWIIEGLADGRWAVLMKIHHCIADGIATMHLFAGLSDDGEGETFATEIRAAKDSTDHRGRFAGVSLNPLDWASGMWRTAVDVTNAASLAVEGVIEITGSLLSPASPSSLAGPIRKMRGYSAARVSLDEVTAICDEFGVTVNDVALTAITDSFRSALVRRGEQPRRNSLRTLVPVSVRSNDAREMIDNRVSIMLPCLPVEKDDVVEQLREVHTRLTSAKGSGQRQAGSAFVSAIGSLPFPVTAWAIRALTRLPQRGVVTVATNVPGPRSRSRILGREVLNVLPIPPIALQLRTGIAILSYADSLVFGIIADYDAAPDVDELARGIEQAVAQLSAAANAVG from the coding sequence GTGGAACAACTGACCACCTTGGATGCCGGATTCCTCGAGGCCGAGGATTCAGATCGACATGTGAGCTTGGCGGTCGGCGGCATCTCGGTCATCGAAGGACCGATGCCGGACTTCGCGTCACTGGCGGACGGTGTCGCCGAACGGATTCTCAGCGTTCCCCGGTTCAAACAGGTCGTGCATACGCACTTTCTCGACCTCGAGCCCCCGGAATGGGTGGAGGATCCCAATTTCGATCTCTCCCATCACATTCACCGCGCGGCGCTGCCCCACCCGGGGGACGACAAGACTCTGTACAGGTTCGCCGCCGACGTGATGGAGCGACGCCTGGATCGCGACCGCCCGCTATGGGAGTGCTGGATCATCGAAGGCTTGGCCGACGGCCGGTGGGCAGTTTTGATGAAGATCCATCACTGCATCGCAGACGGCATCGCGACCATGCACCTGTTCGCCGGGCTCAGCGACGACGGGGAAGGCGAAACCTTCGCCACCGAGATTCGCGCCGCCAAAGACTCGACAGATCACCGTGGTCGATTCGCAGGAGTCAGTCTGAATCCGCTGGATTGGGCATCGGGCATGTGGCGGACCGCTGTCGACGTGACGAACGCCGCGTCGTTGGCCGTCGAGGGTGTCATCGAGATCACCGGTAGCCTGCTAAGCCCGGCCAGCCCCTCGTCGCTGGCCGGTCCCATTCGCAAGATGCGCGGCTACAGTGCTGCGCGGGTGAGCCTCGACGAGGTGACGGCGATCTGCGATGAATTCGGCGTGACCGTGAACGATGTTGCGCTGACCGCCATCACCGACAGCTTCAGGTCAGCGCTGGTGCGGCGGGGCGAACAGCCACGACGAAACTCGTTGCGGACGCTGGTGCCGGTGTCGGTCCGCTCCAACGACGCGCGGGAGATGATCGACAACAGGGTGTCGATCATGCTTCCGTGCCTTCCCGTCGAGAAGGACGACGTGGTCGAGCAGCTCCGCGAGGTGCATACCCGCTTGACGAGCGCCAAAGGCAGCGGTCAGCGCCAGGCCGGCAGCGCCTTCGTCTCGGCGATCGGTTCGCTGCCGTTCCCGGTGACGGCGTGGGCGATCCGGGCGTTGACCCGATTGCCGCAACGCGGAGTCGTCACGGTCGCCACGAACGTCCCTGGGCCGCGCAGCCGATCACGAATCTTGGGTCGAGAAGTTCTGAATGTCTTGCCGATTCCGCCGATCGCGCTTCAACTTCGCACCGGCATCGCCATTCTCAGCTATGCGGACAGCCTGGTGTTCGGCATCATCGCCGACTACGACGCAGCTCCTGACGTCGACGAGCTGGCGCGAGGCATCGAGCAGGCGGTCGCGCAGTTGTCCGCGGCGGCAAATGCCGTCGGCTGA
- a CDS encoding 3-oxoacyl-[acyl-carrier-protein] synthase III C-terminal domain-containing protein — protein sequence MTRKRWLMMEPSEGGDTAPFHTRLAAAGRHLPTTHLTTDELMSTTRHQTHIDLERLTGIRERRVSVGDEDSYTLAAAAALDCLNKAQRPADSIDAVISCSITKFRDGLTQWLEPTMSSAVAARIGAPTAMTFDVSNACAGMLTGVTIANNWIRQGIIERALVVSGEYISQLGQNAARHIRSIMSKELACLTLGDAGAALLLERAPAGSAGITMAGFTTVADYSRLCLAYPKGPDPGGRMFTDARGIHRAAMSDTPLLLHEVLDTVGISIHDIDHVITHQTSARAIRKGMAKIADDFGDNPRHDAVITVDRYGNTASTTHTVALVEELEANRIRPGETIALIALASGLEIGVVMLTLDDEMVDHYGHRN from the coding sequence ATGACGCGCAAGCGGTGGCTGATGATGGAACCGTCGGAAGGCGGTGACACAGCGCCGTTTCACACCCGGCTGGCCGCCGCGGGCAGACACCTGCCCACCACCCACCTCACGACCGACGAGTTGATGTCGACCACACGCCATCAGACGCACATCGATCTTGAACGGCTGACCGGGATCCGTGAGCGCCGGGTGTCAGTGGGCGACGAGGACTCCTACACGCTCGCCGCCGCGGCGGCCCTGGATTGCCTGAACAAGGCCCAGCGGCCGGCCGATTCGATCGACGCCGTCATCAGCTGCAGCATCACCAAGTTTCGCGACGGTCTCACTCAGTGGCTGGAGCCGACCATGAGCAGTGCTGTGGCGGCGCGGATCGGCGCCCCGACGGCGATGACCTTCGACGTCTCCAACGCCTGCGCGGGAATGCTCACCGGAGTCACGATCGCGAACAACTGGATCAGGCAGGGCATCATCGAGCGGGCCCTGGTGGTCAGCGGTGAGTACATCTCGCAGCTCGGCCAGAACGCGGCTCGTCATATCCGTTCCATCATGAGCAAGGAGTTGGCCTGCCTGACGCTCGGCGACGCCGGCGCGGCGCTTCTGCTCGAGCGTGCGCCGGCCGGTTCGGCCGGCATCACCATGGCCGGCTTCACCACCGTCGCCGACTACAGCCGACTATGTCTGGCGTATCCGAAGGGGCCCGATCCCGGCGGGCGAATGTTCACCGATGCACGCGGCATCCATCGGGCCGCGATGTCGGACACCCCACTGCTCTTGCACGAGGTGCTCGACACGGTCGGCATCTCGATACACGACATCGATCACGTGATAACCCACCAGACGTCGGCCCGCGCGATACGCAAGGGGATGGCCAAGATCGCCGACGACTTCGGTGACAATCCACGGCACGACGCGGTGATCACCGTCGACCGATACGGCAACACCGCGTCGACCACCCACACCGTGGCGCTCGTCGAGGAACTCGAAGCGAATCGCATCCGCCCCGGCGAGACCATTGCGCTGATCGCGCTGGCATCCGGACTGGAGATCGGCGTGGTCATGCTGACACTGGACGACGAGATGGTGGATCACTATGGGCACCGTAATTGA
- a CDS encoding 3-oxoacyl-[acyl-carrier-protein] synthase III C-terminal domain-containing protein — protein MGTVIEQVAMGRSRWRHRHSALHLAVSTAQDCLRMAHREPHDVDLLINAGIYRDRNLGEPALAALIQEDVGANPEDPHTGTHGTFSFDVANGTCGVLTALQIVDGFLTSRTIDCAMVVASDADPGHGMSEHFPFSPTGAALLCSRTGDDDGIEQVHWAHISDGGETFSATVGLVDHKNVLRFRHSTARDERFAAAAADAAARCLRASERTIADVDAIVAAPAWPGYRAALATMLGVPAQRIIVADDDAMHTASLAAALDRATHELDGGSLAILIAAGAGITAGAALYRIPR, from the coding sequence ATGGGCACCGTAATTGAGCAGGTCGCCATGGGCAGGAGTCGGTGGCGCCACCGGCACAGCGCCCTGCACCTCGCGGTGAGCACCGCACAGGATTGTCTGCGGATGGCGCACCGAGAACCGCACGACGTCGACCTTCTGATCAACGCGGGAATCTACCGCGACCGGAATCTGGGCGAGCCGGCGCTCGCGGCGTTGATCCAGGAGGATGTCGGCGCCAATCCCGAGGATCCGCATACGGGCACGCATGGCACGTTCTCCTTCGACGTCGCGAACGGCACGTGCGGTGTCCTCACTGCGTTGCAGATCGTCGACGGCTTCCTCACATCGAGAACCATCGACTGCGCGATGGTGGTGGCCAGCGACGCCGATCCTGGCCACGGCATGAGCGAACATTTCCCGTTCTCCCCCACCGGGGCGGCACTGCTCTGCAGCCGGACCGGCGACGATGACGGGATCGAACAGGTCCACTGGGCGCACATTTCAGACGGTGGCGAAACATTCAGTGCCACAGTTGGTCTCGTCGACCACAAGAATGTTCTCCGCTTTCGGCACTCCACTGCACGCGACGAACGCTTCGCCGCTGCTGCCGCCGACGCCGCTGCGCGCTGCCTTCGTGCGTCCGAACGCACGATCGCCGACGTCGACGCGATCGTCGCCGCGCCGGCGTGGCCGGGATACCGCGCAGCGCTGGCCACCATGCTGGGGGTGCCGGCTCAGCGCATCATCGTCGCCGACGACGACGCCATGCACACCGCGTCGCTGGCGGCGGCTCTCGATCGCGCAACCCACGAGCTCGATGGCGGCAGTCTGGCCATCCTGATCGCAGCAGGTGCCGGAATCACCGCCGGCGCAGCCCTTTATCGCATACCGCGGTGA
- a CDS encoding 4Fe-4S dicluster domain-containing protein: MTNAVIDAAGLTELVSALIDRGYRVVGPSVSENAIVLAELTSAGDLPLGWGVDVAPGSYRLRRRDDDAAFGHSAGPQSWKQFLHPPRQQLWSSDGTEPEEPARYAFLGVRACDLAAIAMLNAVLGKGSHPDEGFAGLLGRVFVVAVNCTEPGGLCFCASMGTGPEVGPGYDLALTEHIDDDGRRYLVDVGSDDGAEVLAALPHRQAAPDEIDSARSEVAEAAHHMGRQMPETDLRNLLIASRESPHWDEVASRCLTCGNCTMACPTCFCTSVTDTTDLTGEHAERWMSWASCFEFDFTFVHEGSVRTSGPSRYRHWISHKLGTWHDQFGSSGCVGCGRCIAWCPTGIDITEEMHTLAQERDGDD, translated from the coding sequence ATGACCAACGCGGTGATAGACGCCGCCGGGTTGACCGAACTCGTGTCCGCGTTGATCGACCGCGGCTATCGGGTGGTCGGGCCCAGCGTGTCGGAGAACGCGATCGTGCTGGCCGAACTGACATCGGCCGGCGACCTCCCCCTGGGCTGGGGCGTCGACGTGGCACCCGGGAGTTATCGGCTGCGCCGCCGCGACGACGACGCCGCCTTCGGCCATTCGGCGGGTCCCCAGTCGTGGAAGCAGTTCCTGCACCCGCCGCGGCAGCAGTTGTGGTCGTCCGACGGCACCGAACCCGAGGAACCGGCACGGTATGCCTTCCTCGGGGTGCGGGCCTGCGACCTCGCGGCGATCGCGATGCTCAACGCGGTGTTGGGCAAGGGCAGCCACCCCGACGAGGGATTTGCGGGGCTGCTCGGACGGGTCTTCGTGGTGGCCGTCAACTGCACTGAACCCGGCGGCCTCTGCTTTTGCGCATCGATGGGAACAGGACCCGAGGTGGGGCCGGGCTACGACCTCGCACTCACCGAACACATCGACGACGACGGCCGTCGCTACCTCGTCGACGTCGGTAGCGACGACGGCGCGGAGGTCCTGGCGGCGCTCCCCCACCGGCAGGCCGCACCGGATGAGATCGATTCGGCCAGAAGCGAAGTCGCAGAGGCTGCACACCACATGGGCCGGCAGATGCCCGAGACAGATCTACGTAACCTTCTGATCGCCTCCCGCGAGTCCCCACACTGGGACGAGGTCGCCAGTCGGTGTCTCACCTGTGGCAATTGCACCATGGCGTGTCCCACCTGCTTCTGCACCAGCGTCACGGACACCACCGACCTCACCGGTGAGCACGCCGAACGCTGGATGAGTTGGGCGTCGTGCTTCGAATTCGACTTCACGTTCGTCCACGAGGGAAGCGTGCGCACATCCGGACCGTCGCGATATCGGCATTGGATCTCACACAAACTGGGGACCTGGCACGACCAGTTCGGCAGCAGCGGCTGCGTGGGCTGCGGACGGTGCATCGCCTGGTGTCCGACGGGGATCGACATCACCGAAGAAATGCACACCCTGGCTCAGGAGCGCGATGGCGACGACTGA
- a CDS encoding FAD/NAD(P)-binding protein yields the protein MATTDTAAFPESPSAMSPVPYRVRRRVSENRDSATVELEPVGRPLPAPLPGQFMMMYAFGIGEIAISVSGLTTGTDATITHTIRSVGAVSRALHDAQPGTVIGIRGPFGTDWGLRAAAGGDVVIVAGGVGLAPLRPVVLAILADRDAFGTVTLIAGARSRDDFLYGDELRRWADSGTIDVHLTVDVPVQGWSGEIGFVTEPLRRLPLRAQNTTAFLCGPEVMMHNCATELMRKGLLASAIRVSLERNMQCGIAWCGHCQLGPLLLCRDGPVVGYDVAEPLLAVQEL from the coding sequence ATGGCGACGACTGACACGGCGGCCTTCCCCGAATCCCCATCCGCGATGAGCCCGGTCCCGTACCGGGTGCGCCGCCGGGTATCCGAGAACCGCGATTCGGCGACGGTGGAGCTGGAACCGGTGGGCCGGCCGCTACCGGCGCCGCTGCCGGGCCAATTCATGATGATGTACGCGTTCGGGATCGGTGAGATCGCCATCTCCGTCAGCGGTCTCACCACCGGCACCGACGCCACCATCACGCACACGATCCGGTCGGTGGGGGCGGTGAGCCGTGCGCTGCACGACGCGCAGCCGGGCACGGTGATCGGGATCCGCGGTCCGTTCGGCACTGATTGGGGCCTGCGTGCCGCGGCCGGAGGCGACGTGGTCATCGTGGCCGGTGGCGTCGGCCTCGCTCCGCTGCGCCCCGTCGTGCTCGCGATCCTTGCCGACCGTGACGCCTTCGGCACGGTCACCCTGATCGCCGGCGCCCGGTCCCGCGACGACTTCTTGTACGGTGACGAGCTGCGGCGGTGGGCCGACAGCGGCACCATCGATGTGCATCTGACTGTCGACGTGCCGGTGCAGGGGTGGTCCGGTGAGATCGGGTTCGTCACCGAACCGCTGCGCAGATTGCCGCTGCGCGCCCAGAACACCACCGCCTTCCTCTGCGGCCCCGAAGTGATGATGCACAACTGCGCCACCGAACTGATGCGAAAAGGACTGCTCGCCAGCGCTATCCGTGTCTCGCTCGAGCGCAACATGCAATGCGGAATCGCCTGGTGCGGGCACTGTCAACTGGGCCCGTTGCTGTTGTGCCGGGACGGACCGGTCGTCGGCTACGACGTCGCCGAGCCCCTACTCGCAGTCCAGGAGTTGTAG
- a CDS encoding oxidoreductase, giving the protein MSGPPSLAVWKFASCDGCQLTLLDCEDELLTLAGQVRIATFLEASSEIVPGPYDVSLVEGSITTAADERRIREIRDQSRILVTIGACATAGGIQALRNFADIDEFASVVYAKPEYVDTLATSTPASAHVPVDYQLQGCPIDRHQLLDTLAALLVGRAPRLPAKTVCTECKLRGVTCVAVAEGIPCLGPVTHAGCGALCPAHHRGCYGCFGPAATPNTAALIPLLHRDGMSEAGVERVFSTFNVTRFAAERNDE; this is encoded by the coding sequence ATGAGCGGCCCCCCCTCGCTGGCGGTGTGGAAGTTCGCTTCCTGCGACGGCTGCCAGCTCACGTTGCTGGACTGCGAGGACGAACTACTCACCCTCGCCGGTCAGGTGCGCATCGCCACCTTCCTGGAAGCCTCCAGTGAGATCGTCCCAGGGCCCTACGACGTGTCACTCGTCGAAGGGTCGATCACCACCGCCGCAGACGAGCGACGTATCAGGGAGATTCGGGATCAGTCCCGGATCCTGGTCACGATCGGTGCCTGCGCGACCGCAGGCGGCATCCAGGCGCTGCGCAATTTCGCCGACATCGACGAGTTCGCCTCGGTCGTCTACGCAAAGCCCGAGTACGTCGACACGCTCGCGACATCCACGCCGGCATCGGCACACGTGCCGGTCGACTACCAATTGCAGGGCTGCCCGATCGACCGCCATCAGCTCCTCGACACGCTGGCAGCGCTGCTGGTGGGACGCGCACCGCGGTTGCCTGCCAAGACGGTGTGCACCGAATGCAAACTGCGGGGGGTCACGTGTGTCGCGGTGGCCGAGGGCATTCCATGCCTCGGCCCGGTGACCCATGCCGGCTGCGGCGCGTTGTGCCCAGCGCATCACCGCGGCTGCTACGGCTGTTTCGGGCCCGCCGCGACCCCCAACACCGCGGCCCTGATCCCGCTGCTGCACCGTGACGGAATGTCGGAAGCAGGCGTAGAGCGCGTCTTTTCGACATTCAACGTCACCCGATTCGCCGCCGAACGGAATGACGAATGA
- a CDS encoding Ni/Fe hydrogenase subunit alpha: MTSQTRTLSVGALTRVEGEGALHVTLVDGAVDSVELNIYEAPRFFEAFLRGRAYTEPPDLTARVCGICPVAYQVSACNAIENACGITIDPELAALRRLMYCGEWIHSHALHIFLLHAPDFLGYPDAISMAKDHPDLVNGGLAIKKTGNRLMEVVGGRAIHPINVRLGGFYSVPRARDLEPLTEMLRRSLDDALDTVRALAELEFPDVEFDHEFLSLSDGDRYPIENGTITRSDGPSFDVADFSAHVVEAQVKHSTALQATLDGNRYLTGPLARYSLNSAALSPVAREAAAAAGLGPVCRNPFRSIVVRAVEVVYAIEESLRIIAEYERPPRPFVDVPARAGVGHGVSEAPRGLLYHRYEIDGDGLVRAATLVPPTSQNQGAIEHEMAELVAANLALDDASLTSLCEKSIRNHDPCISCSAHFLTLNIHRT, encoded by the coding sequence ATGACATCGCAGACACGCACCCTGTCCGTGGGCGCCTTGACCCGTGTCGAAGGCGAAGGCGCACTGCATGTCACGTTGGTCGACGGCGCCGTCGACAGCGTCGAGCTCAACATTTACGAGGCGCCGCGATTCTTCGAAGCCTTCCTGCGCGGCCGGGCCTACACCGAGCCGCCGGACCTCACCGCACGAGTGTGCGGTATCTGCCCGGTCGCGTACCAGGTCAGCGCGTGCAACGCGATCGAAAACGCCTGCGGGATAACGATCGATCCCGAACTCGCCGCCCTGCGCCGGCTGATGTACTGCGGTGAGTGGATACACAGCCATGCGTTGCACATCTTTCTGCTGCACGCTCCCGATTTCTTGGGCTATCCGGACGCGATCAGCATGGCCAAGGATCATCCCGACCTGGTCAATGGCGGGCTGGCGATCAAGAAGACCGGCAACCGGCTGATGGAAGTGGTCGGCGGCCGGGCAATTCACCCGATCAACGTCCGGTTGGGCGGCTTCTATTCGGTCCCCCGCGCGCGCGACCTCGAACCGCTGACCGAGATGCTGCGCCGCTCGCTCGACGACGCCCTGGACACCGTGCGGGCCCTCGCCGAGCTGGAGTTCCCCGACGTTGAGTTCGACCACGAATTTCTTTCGCTGTCCGACGGTGACCGATATCCCATCGAGAACGGCACCATCACACGCAGTGACGGACCGTCGTTCGACGTTGCCGACTTCAGTGCCCACGTCGTCGAGGCGCAGGTCAAGCATTCCACCGCCCTGCAAGCCACGCTGGACGGCAACCGGTACCTGACCGGTCCGCTGGCACGGTATTCGCTCAACTCGGCGGCGCTGTCACCGGTCGCTCGCGAGGCTGCCGCTGCCGCCGGGCTGGGCCCGGTGTGCCGAAACCCGTTTCGCAGCATCGTGGTTCGCGCCGTCGAGGTGGTCTATGCCATCGAAGAGTCACTGCGGATCATCGCCGAATATGAGCGCCCGCCGAGGCCGTTCGTCGATGTGCCGGCGCGCGCGGGCGTCGGGCACGGAGTCAGCGAGGCCCCACGGGGGCTGCTGTACCACCGGTATGAGATCGACGGTGACGGACTGGTCCGCGCGGCAACACTGGTGCCGCCCACCTCGCAGAACCAGGGTGCCATCGAGCATGAAATGGCCGAACTCGTGGCCGCGAACCTGGCGCTGGACGACGCATCATTGACGTCGTTGTGCGAGAAGTCCATTCGCAATCATGACCCGTGCATCTCATGTTCGGCGCACTTCCTCACGCTGAACATCCATCGGACATGA
- a CDS encoding hydrogenase maturation protease, with translation MTSSVLVIGIGNDFRTDDGVGLAVAAEVARRRPPGVEVLSALTDPGQILDAWADIPLVVVVDAASGPDVVAGRIRHWIPGDDHQPTVVSSHSLGLPDIYALGQALGQIPRQLVVLTVEIVDAGHGVGLSPPVARAVPAAVEAVLTEVCRQP, from the coding sequence ATGACGAGCAGCGTTCTCGTCATCGGCATCGGCAACGACTTTCGGACCGACGACGGGGTCGGCCTCGCGGTCGCAGCCGAAGTCGCCAGGCGACGTCCGCCGGGCGTCGAGGTGCTCTCGGCGCTGACGGATCCCGGGCAGATCCTCGACGCCTGGGCGGACATCCCACTGGTTGTCGTCGTCGACGCGGCCAGCGGCCCCGACGTGGTCGCCGGAAGGATTCGGCACTGGATTCCCGGCGACGACCACCAACCCACCGTGGTCAGCTCGCATTCGCTTGGCCTGCCGGACATCTACGCGCTGGGGCAGGCGCTTGGCCAAATCCCTCGGCAGTTGGTGGTGCTCACCGTCGAGATCGTGGACGCCGGTCACGGTGTCGGGCTCTCGCCACCCGTCGCCCGCGCTGTGCCCGCGGCCGTAGAGGCCGTTCTCACCGAGGTCTGTCGTCAACCCTGA